From the genome of Armatimonadota bacterium, one region includes:
- a CDS encoding HEAT repeat domain-containing protein — protein MSRMVVRGRRIVHNGCSRCHAVPLRPTGGAFMPETGKADELQRYLQQLESHDVTVRSDAAHALGKLGDESAVPALARALQDSDEYVRKSAVVALRRVSGPAAGEALRAALADRSEQVVLQAVNGLRDIRDRGAVEPLIRVLARRERSLQLAATEALMRIGPEAVGPLLATCEDKVLRRKIGAQVMKILIEVGPRAIEALLEAMEQESQVIRATAISVLGRVGDQRIVRPLVDLFLRDPRMQEAVVATLARLEERGILDGEGPHVDREVSPTRMVMEALGGRPRTEVIEQLRVALENPVPKVRRFALRALHALFGDGASDQFVASLEDEDIDVKRLAIRILGKLRNKRVIEPLVALVQREGGEHVEEAVWNTLKVLTDLREFEQLRARVARERTATRPAPRKARSLRDVSPDWWREQD, from the coding sequence GTGAGCAGGATGGTGGTGCGGGGCCGCAGAATAGTGCATAATGGGTGCAGTAGGTGCCACGCAGTTCCCCTGCGTCCAACAGGAGGAGCGTTCATGCCGGAGACCGGCAAGGCCGACGAGCTACAGCGCTACCTGCAGCAGCTCGAAAGCCACGATGTGACCGTTCGCAGCGACGCGGCGCACGCGCTCGGCAAGCTCGGTGACGAATCCGCCGTGCCGGCGCTGGCGCGTGCCTTGCAGGACTCCGACGAGTATGTCCGCAAGAGCGCTGTCGTCGCGCTCCGGCGCGTCAGCGGGCCCGCCGCGGGTGAGGCACTGCGCGCCGCGCTTGCGGACCGGAGCGAGCAGGTGGTCCTCCAGGCGGTGAACGGCCTGCGCGACATCCGCGACCGGGGCGCCGTCGAGCCGCTGATCCGCGTCCTTGCACGCCGTGAGAGGTCGCTGCAGCTGGCGGCCACCGAGGCCCTCATGCGGATAGGGCCCGAGGCGGTCGGACCGCTCCTGGCCACCTGTGAGGACAAGGTACTGCGACGAAAGATTGGCGCGCAGGTCATGAAGATTCTCATCGAGGTCGGCCCGCGCGCGATTGAGGCGCTCCTCGAGGCCATGGAGCAGGAAAGCCAGGTCATCAGGGCCACGGCCATCTCGGTCCTGGGGCGCGTCGGGGATCAGCGCATCGTACGACCGCTGGTGGACCTGTTCCTTCGCGATCCGCGCATGCAGGAAGCCGTGGTGGCCACCCTGGCCCGCCTGGAGGAGCGCGGCATTCTGGACGGCGAGGGCCCGCACGTGGACCGGGAGGTCAGCCCCACGCGCATGGTGATGGAGGCCCTGGGGGGCCGCCCGCGTACCGAGGTCATCGAGCAACTGCGCGTGGCGCTTGAGAACCCTGTGCCCAAGGTGCGGCGATTCGCCCTGAGGGCCCTCCATGCCTTGTTCGGCGACGGTGCCTCGGACCAGTTTGTCGCCTCGCTCGAGGACGAGGACATTGATGTAAAGCGGCTGGCGATACGCATCCTTGGCAAGCTTCGCAACAAGCGTGTGATCGAGCCGCTTGTGGCACTTGTGCAGCGCGAGGGCGGCGAGCACGTGGAAGAGGCCGTCTGGAACACGCTGAAGGTCCTAACCGACCTGCGCGAGTTCGAGCAACTTCGCGCGCGGGTGGCCAGGGAGCGGACCGCCACGCGTCCCGCCCCTCGAAAGGCCAGGTCGCTGCGTGACGTATCGCCGGATTGGTGGCGCGAGCAGGACTAG
- the hpt gene encoding hypoxanthine phosphoribosyltransferase, which yields MTPEISQVLLTEEQIRVRVRALAAEISHDYAGRDLLVVSVLKGALYFLADLTRMMDIPLAIDFMAISSYRGGKGPSGAVRLVKDLDEDLTGRHVLLVEDIIDTGLTASYLLRSLQARDPADLAVCTLLDKTARRIAHTLPIRYRGFEVPDLFLVGYGLDYRQFHRNLPYIGVIRDDFLRREPASS from the coding sequence GTGACTCCCGAAATCAGCCAGGTGCTCCTTACCGAGGAGCAGATCCGCGTGCGTGTGCGCGCCCTCGCGGCCGAGATAAGCCACGACTACGCGGGACGCGATCTGCTCGTCGTGTCGGTCCTCAAGGGTGCCCTGTACTTCCTGGCCGATCTCACCCGCATGATGGACATACCGCTGGCCATTGACTTCATGGCCATCAGCTCCTACCGGGGCGGCAAGGGTCCTTCCGGCGCCGTCCGCCTCGTCAAGGACCTTGACGAGGACCTCACCGGCCGTCACGTGCTGCTGGTCGAGGACATCATTGACACGGGCCTGACGGCCTCCTACCTCCTGCGCAGCCTCCAGGCGCGGGACCCGGCCGACCTGGCGGTCTGCACGCTCCTCGACAAGACCGCGCGGCGGATAGCCCACACCCTGCCGATCCGCTACCGCGGGTTCGAGGTGCCCGACCTGTTCCTGGTCGGCTATGGCCTGGACTACCGGCAGTTCCACAGGAACCTCCCGTACATCGGCGTGATCCGAGACGACTTCCTGCGACGCGAGCCCGCCTCTTCCTGA
- a CDS encoding ABC transporter ATP-binding protein codes for MAVRAGEVHALLGENGAGKTTLMNVLYGIHQPDSGEIWLRGRQVRIRSPRDALALGIGMVPQHFLLVRRHTVAENVALGLPGPGFIAPARQIEPRIRELADRYGLSVDPRAHIWQLSPSEQQRVEIVKALIRGARLLILDEPTSVLTPQEARGLFEVLRRMKLEGQAVIFISHKLDEVAEIADRVTVMRKGRGVATLPVAETDRHSLARLMVGRDVEFRLRRSARAPDGEAIAVEDLVARNDRGLPALRGISLSVQRGEILGIAGVAGNGQRELVEVITGLRPSTGGRVKVLGRDVTNLSARAVHLAGVAHVPEDRMRMGIVPGMSVAENLVLRDYRHPPFSRGPVMNRQAMGEFARRMISEYEIVTPGPATPTRLLSGGNIQKLILGRELSGQPDVIVAAHPTSGLDVSAAEQIHRLLLKRREEGAAVLLVSEDLDEILALSDRIAVLLSGEIVGVVDTAKSDRERIGLLMMGQRQ; via the coding sequence ATGGCGGTACGGGCCGGGGAAGTCCACGCCTTGCTCGGCGAGAACGGCGCCGGCAAGACGACACTGATGAACGTGCTGTACGGAATCCACCAGCCCGACAGCGGCGAGATATGGCTGCGGGGGCGGCAGGTGCGCATCCGGTCGCCCCGCGATGCCCTGGCGCTGGGTATTGGCATGGTGCCCCAGCACTTCCTTCTGGTCCGCAGGCACACCGTTGCCGAGAACGTCGCCCTAGGGTTGCCGGGTCCAGGTTTCATCGCTCCGGCCCGGCAGATCGAGCCGCGGATAAGGGAGTTGGCAGATCGGTACGGTCTCTCGGTGGATCCCCGCGCCCACATCTGGCAGCTCTCACCCAGCGAGCAGCAGCGTGTGGAGATCGTCAAGGCGCTGATCCGGGGAGCGAGGCTTCTCATCCTGGACGAGCCCACGAGCGTGCTCACACCGCAGGAGGCCCGCGGGCTGTTCGAGGTGCTGCGCCGGATGAAGCTGGAGGGCCAAGCGGTGATCTTCATCTCGCACAAGCTGGATGAGGTCGCCGAGATCGCCGACCGCGTTACGGTCATGCGCAAGGGTCGGGGGGTGGCCACGCTGCCGGTCGCGGAGACCGACAGGCACTCGCTGGCGCGCCTGATGGTCGGCCGGGATGTGGAGTTCCGGCTTCGCAGGAGTGCCCGCGCACCTGACGGCGAGGCGATTGCCGTAGAGGATCTTGTGGCCAGGAACGATCGCGGTCTCCCGGCGCTGCGGGGGATTTCCCTATCGGTGCAGCGCGGAGAGATCCTGGGCATCGCCGGCGTGGCCGGCAACGGTCAGCGCGAACTGGTGGAAGTGATAACCGGGCTGCGCCCTTCCACCGGCGGTCGCGTCAAGGTACTGGGAAGGGACGTCACCAACCTGTCGGCGCGCGCGGTGCACTTGGCAGGCGTGGCTCACGTCCCCGAGGACCGGATGCGCATGGGAATCGTACCTGGAATGTCGGTAGCCGAGAACCTGGTGCTGAGGGACTACCGCCACCCGCCCTTCTCGCGCGGGCCGGTGATGAACCGCCAGGCCATGGGCGAGTTCGCGCGCCGGATGATCTCAGAGTACGAGATCGTAACGCCGGGGCCCGCCACCCCAACGCGGCTGCTCTCAGGGGGCAACATCCAGAAGCTGATCCTGGGCCGCGAACTGTCGGGCCAGCCCGACGTGATCGTAGCCGCGCACCCCACCTCCGGGCTGGATGTCAGCGCTGCCGAGCAGATCCACAGGCTGCTCCTGAAGCGCCGTGAGGAAGGCGCAGCGGTTCTCCTTGTGTCAGAGGACCTGGACGAGATCCTGGCCCTGTCCGACCGCATCGCCGTGCTGCTTTCGGGTGAGATCGTGGGTGTAGTGGACACGGCCAAGTCCGATCGGGAACGCATCGGACTCCTGATGATGGGGCAGCGCCAATGA
- a CDS encoding ABC transporter permease: MKRLGPFRVERVLVPSGAWVLTVSLGAVAAALVAAGMIFWAFGINPLRAYAMIFAGTLADRRAAPEILRQATPLLLGGLGLVLAFRAQFWNIGAEGQLLAGAVAATGVALFTPIPAPWLLPAMFVAGFLGGALWGMLPTLLRLKLEVNEVVSTLMMNYVALFSVEWLIHGPWKGKTAFGFAYTDTFPEAARLALIPGTRVHWPTLVLGIALAGALAFFLGRARLGFEIRVLGENPVAARYAGIDPVRTILLAMVFSAGAAGLAGVGEVAGIHHKLLAPGQVSLGYGYAAIIVAWLARGSPLAAIITALFLGLIYSSGDVMKVTLQMPFRVTDVFNGLILFFLIGSERLLNYRLRWAPGGRPVETADA; this comes from the coding sequence ATGAAGCGGCTGGGCCCGTTCCGGGTCGAGCGGGTGCTGGTTCCATCCGGGGCCTGGGTCCTGACGGTCTCCCTGGGAGCGGTCGCCGCGGCCTTGGTGGCGGCGGGCATGATCTTCTGGGCCTTCGGGATCAACCCCCTGCGTGCCTACGCGATGATCTTTGCGGGCACGCTGGCGGACAGGAGGGCAGCACCCGAGATACTGCGCCAGGCCACCCCGTTGCTGCTCGGCGGGCTTGGGCTGGTGCTGGCGTTCCGGGCGCAGTTCTGGAACATCGGAGCGGAGGGCCAGTTGCTCGCCGGCGCGGTCGCCGCGACCGGAGTAGCGCTGTTCACCCCCATCCCGGCTCCATGGCTGCTGCCCGCGATGTTCGTAGCGGGCTTCCTGGGCGGCGCGCTCTGGGGCATGCTCCCCACACTGCTCCGCCTCAAGCTCGAGGTCAACGAGGTCGTCTCCACATTGATGATGAACTACGTAGCCCTGTTCTCAGTGGAGTGGCTGATCCACGGGCCGTGGAAAGGGAAGACCGCGTTCGGGTTCGCCTATACCGATACCTTCCCTGAAGCCGCACGGCTGGCCCTTATCCCGGGCACGCGCGTGCACTGGCCCACGCTGGTCCTGGGGATCGCCCTGGCCGGCGCGCTGGCCTTCTTCCTGGGGCGGGCACGCCTCGGGTTCGAGATCCGGGTGCTGGGCGAAAACCCCGTCGCGGCAAGGTACGCGGGGATAGACCCGGTGCGGACAATCCTGCTCGCCATGGTGTTCTCCGCAGGCGCGGCAGGGCTGGCAGGAGTAGGCGAGGTCGCGGGCATCCACCACAAGCTGCTGGCGCCCGGCCAGGTCTCGCTGGGCTACGGCTACGCCGCCATCATCGTGGCATGGCTAGCGCGCGGGAGCCCGCTGGCCGCCATCATCACGGCGCTGTTCCTCGGCCTCATCTACTCCAGCGGAGACGTGATGAAGGTGACGCTGCAGATGCCGTTTCGCGTGACCGACGTCTTCAACGGGTTGATTCTCTTCTTCCTCATCGGCAGCGAGCGGCTGCTCAACTACCGGCTACGCTGGGCACCCGGCGGGCGGCCCGTGGAGACCGCGGATGCTTGA
- a CDS encoding ABC transporter permease, with translation MLEWVLTAIVRALAVSTPLLWASLGEIYAERSGVINLGVEGMMILGALSAFVVAQVTGYPVAGLLAAAAAGGLAALLHAFVSVTLRANQYVSGLALTMLGLGLAGVLGRGWEGTPLLNTLPEISWLTYMGLLLAAGLWLVLHHTRMGMVIRSTGESPAAADALGVNVYLVRYLCVVFGGVLAGVAGGFLSVAYRPSWTEGMTAGLGWIAIAITIFAGWDPLRAVAGAFLFGALFHLSFRLQAWIQPEALRMMPFAFTILVLAATAGRRRGQGAPEALGLPYASGER, from the coding sequence ATGCTTGAATGGGTCCTAACCGCGATCGTCCGGGCGCTGGCGGTTAGCACCCCGCTCCTGTGGGCTTCGCTTGGAGAGATCTACGCGGAGCGGAGCGGCGTTATCAACCTAGGTGTCGAAGGTATGATGATCCTGGGCGCATTGTCGGCCTTCGTCGTCGCGCAAGTAACCGGTTACCCGGTTGCCGGCCTGCTGGCAGCGGCGGCCGCCGGCGGCCTGGCGGCCCTGCTCCACGCCTTCGTATCCGTGACGCTCCGGGCCAACCAGTACGTCTCTGGGCTGGCCCTGACCATGCTGGGCCTGGGCCTGGCCGGTGTGCTCGGCCGGGGATGGGAAGGGACACCCCTGCTCAACACCCTTCCTGAGATCTCCTGGCTCACGTATATGGGGCTGCTGCTCGCGGCAGGACTCTGGCTGGTCCTACACCATACGCGGATGGGCATGGTGATACGTTCCACCGGAGAGTCGCCGGCGGCCGCGGACGCGCTGGGCGTGAACGTCTACCTGGTACGCTACCTCTGCGTGGTCTTCGGCGGAGTCCTTGCCGGCGTGGCCGGTGGATTCCTCTCCGTGGCCTACCGCCCCTCGTGGACCGAAGGCATGACCGCCGGGTTGGGGTGGATCGCCATAGCAATCACCATCTTCGCGGGCTGGGACCCGCTCCGCGCGGTCGCAGGGGCCTTCCTGTTTGGAGCCCTCTTCCACCTCTCCTTCCGCCTGCAGGCCTGGATCCAGCCGGAGGCGCTCAGGATGATGCCGTTTGCCTTCACGATTCTGGTGCTGGCAGCCACCGCGGGCAGGCGCAGGGGCCAGGGAGCACCCGAGGCGTTGGGGCTGCCGTACGCCTCCGGGGAGAGATGA
- a CDS encoding BMP family ABC transporter substrate-binding protein, with the protein MRWLTILVVLVLAGSLAAPGIAQQKLKAGFVYVGPIGDYGWTHAHDFARKIAEKKLPWLETLYVEKVPEGQTESFIDKLIQQGARVIFTTSFGFMDGTLAAAKRYPNQIFAHASGFKRAPNVATYMADFYQVYYLNGLMAGAVTKSGKIGYVGAFPIPEVKRHIGAFALGARAVNPKATVHVRWIYEWFSPTAAKEATEALIAEGADVFAFTEDSPTVVQVAAKRGLPSFGHYSPMHKFAPKHMVSGQLVHWDKIYVDFLSKVYAGKYTAENLANVDYWWLLAEGAAELGGDFGMPINPEWAGRMQAVKVGTPDLGRLSVYDLVMKRLAQMSDPKVTFEPFTGPIKDRKGVLRVQSGKRMTVGELNTMEWAAPGVVGPWPKEP; encoded by the coding sequence ATGCGCTGGTTGACCATCTTGGTGGTACTCGTGCTCGCGGGCAGCCTGGCCGCGCCGGGCATCGCCCAACAGAAGCTCAAGGCCGGGTTCGTCTACGTCGGCCCGATCGGCGACTACGGCTGGACGCACGCCCACGACTTCGCCCGCAAGATCGCGGAGAAGAAGCTCCCCTGGCTGGAGACCCTCTATGTCGAGAAGGTGCCCGAGGGCCAAACGGAATCGTTCATTGACAAGCTGATCCAGCAGGGCGCGCGGGTGATATTCACGACCAGCTTCGGGTTCATGGACGGGACGCTGGCCGCGGCCAAGCGGTACCCCAACCAGATCTTCGCGCACGCGTCAGGCTTCAAGCGCGCGCCCAACGTGGCAACGTACATGGCCGACTTCTATCAGGTGTACTACCTGAACGGCCTGATGGCCGGCGCGGTGACCAAGAGCGGCAAGATCGGCTATGTGGGCGCCTTCCCGATCCCCGAGGTGAAGCGCCACATCGGCGCGTTCGCGCTGGGCGCCCGCGCGGTCAACCCCAAGGCCACCGTGCACGTCCGCTGGATCTACGAGTGGTTCAGCCCCACGGCGGCCAAGGAAGCCACCGAAGCCCTGATCGCCGAGGGCGCGGACGTGTTCGCGTTCACCGAGGACTCACCCACCGTCGTGCAGGTTGCGGCCAAGCGAGGGCTGCCCAGCTTCGGCCACTACTCGCCGATGCACAAGTTCGCCCCCAAGCACATGGTCTCGGGTCAGCTCGTCCACTGGGACAAGATCTACGTGGACTTCCTGTCCAAGGTGTACGCGGGCAAGTACACGGCCGAGAACCTGGCCAACGTGGACTACTGGTGGCTCCTGGCCGAGGGCGCGGCGGAGCTGGGCGGCGACTTCGGCATGCCGATCAATCCCGAATGGGCTGGCAGGATGCAGGCGGTCAAGGTAGGGACGCCTGACCTGGGCCGGCTCTCGGTCTACGACCTGGTCATGAAGCGACTGGCCCAGATGTCGGATCCCAAGGTGACCTTCGAGCCGTTCACAGGCCCGATCAAGGACCGTAAGGGCGTCCTCCGGGTCCAGAGCGGGAAGCGCATGACCGTGGGAGAACTCAACACGATGGAGTGGGCGGCGCCGGGCGTCGTGGGCCCCTGGCCCAAGGAGCCGTAA
- a CDS encoding bifunctional phosphoribosyl-AMP cyclohydrolase/phosphoribosyl-ATP diphosphatase HisIE, protein MGEGTQVSDEAPPIPAEIPIDWTDGLLPVIVQDASSGEVLTMAWMNRDAYARTRAAGEMWFWSRSRQALWHKGEISGNTQRLVELRLDCDGDALLAQVIPQGPACHTGQRSCFHRTPEGEPRLTGGSVLARLEARICERRQAMPDGSYTAHLFRAGITTVGAKVREEAEEVVRAAERESDDRVAEEAADVLYHLMVLLAARGIPLERVIEVLAARGA, encoded by the coding sequence ATGGGGGAGGGTACCCAGGTGAGCGACGAGGCGCCGCCGATCCCGGCTGAGATACCGATTGACTGGACGGACGGGCTGCTGCCGGTCATCGTGCAGGACGCGAGCTCGGGCGAGGTCCTGACAATGGCGTGGATGAACCGCGACGCCTACGCCCGCACCCGGGCCGCTGGCGAGATGTGGTTCTGGAGCCGGTCGCGCCAAGCGTTGTGGCACAAGGGCGAGATCTCCGGGAACACGCAGCGCCTGGTGGAGTTGCGTCTGGACTGCGACGGTGACGCCCTCCTCGCCCAGGTTATCCCCCAGGGCCCGGCCTGTCACACGGGGCAGCGGTCCTGCTTCCACCGGACGCCCGAGGGTGAGCCCCGGCTTACCGGCGGGTCCGTGCTCGCACGGCTCGAGGCGAGAATCTGCGAGCGTCGCCAGGCGATGCCAGACGGCTCGTACACCGCCCACCTGTTCCGCGCGGGCATCACCACGGTGGGCGCCAAGGTGCGGGAGGAAGCCGAGGAGGTCGTCCGCGCCGCGGAGCGTGAGAGCGACGACCGCGTGGCCGAAGAGGCGGCGGACGTGCTTTACCACCTGATGGTCTTGCTGGCCGCGCGCGGCATCCCGCTCGAGCGCGTGATCGAGGTTCTCGCCGCGCGCGGCGCCTAG
- the hisF gene encoding imidazole glycerol phosphate synthase subunit HisF gives MLARRVIPCLDVQAGRVVKGRAFVDLRDAGDPVALAVRYDRDGADELVYLDIRASVEDRGILLDAVARTAAEVFIPLTVGGGVRGVTDIRDLLLAGADKVALNTAAVARPALIAEAASRFGSQCVVVAMDARRRDVRAGTYEVMTHGGRRPTGLDAVDWAIEAVRLGAGEILLTSVDRDGTTRGYDLELTRSVAAAVGVPVIASGGAGVPAHLVEVLTAGCADAALAASIFHYDRYPIPVVKRALAAAGVPVRFGTEGGVRE, from the coding sequence ATGCTGGCCAGGCGGGTTATCCCGTGCCTGGACGTGCAGGCAGGCCGCGTGGTGAAGGGCCGCGCCTTCGTGGATCTCCGCGACGCCGGTGATCCGGTTGCGCTGGCGGTCCGCTACGACCGCGACGGCGCCGACGAGCTGGTGTACCTGGACATCAGGGCCTCGGTCGAGGACCGGGGAATCCTGTTGGACGCGGTAGCGCGCACCGCCGCCGAGGTTTTCATACCGCTTACCGTGGGCGGTGGCGTGCGCGGCGTGACCGACATTAGAGACCTGCTGCTGGCCGGAGCCGACAAGGTTGCCCTCAACACCGCGGCCGTGGCTCGGCCGGCCCTGATCGCGGAGGCCGCCAGCCGCTTCGGCAGCCAGTGCGTGGTCGTGGCGATGGATGCCAGGCGCAGAGACGTCAGGGCCGGTACTTACGAGGTCATGACCCACGGCGGCCGCCGGCCCACAGGGCTCGACGCGGTGGATTGGGCCATCGAGGCCGTGCGGCTCGGCGCCGGTGAGATATTGCTGACGAGCGTGGATCGGGACGGGACCACCCGGGGGTACGACCTGGAACTGACGCGCAGCGTGGCGGCGGCCGTTGGCGTCCCGGTGATCGCGTCCGGCGGCGCCGGGGTACCCGCGCACCTGGTCGAGGTGCTGACCGCGGGGTGTGCTGATGCGGCGCTGGCCGCGTCGATCTTCCATTACGACCGGTATCCGATTCCGGTGGTGAAGCGGGCGCTGGCCGCCGCCGGCGTTCCGGTGCGGTTCGGGACGGAGGGTGGGGTGCGTGAATGA
- a CDS encoding 1-(5-phosphoribosyl)-5-((5-phosphoribosylamino)methylideneamino)imidazole-4-carboxamide isomerase, with amino-acid sequence MTVYPAIDLLAGRAVRLQQGDPARQIVVADDPVGLARRWEAEGARWLHLVDLDGAFTGRPCHLDLVGRICGGVGIPVQIGGGLRTMADLDLAFEAGAARAVLGTAALGASDLVAAAPVGGLLAEALARFTDRIVVALDARDGVVVTEGWQHASGASVVETARRLAAAGVSRFVYTDVASDGMLAGPNMSGLSAVMAASRVPVVLSGGISTLDHLRATAAAGAEGAIVGRAFYDGRFTLAEAVVAAVGAG; translated from the coding sequence ATGACCGTGTATCCCGCGATTGATCTGCTGGCCGGCCGCGCGGTTCGCCTGCAGCAGGGCGACCCGGCGCGGCAGATCGTGGTGGCAGATGACCCGGTGGGTCTGGCTCGGCGCTGGGAGGCCGAGGGCGCGCGCTGGCTGCACCTCGTGGACCTCGACGGCGCGTTCACGGGCCGGCCGTGCCACCTCGACCTGGTGGGTCGAATCTGCGGCGGCGTTGGGATCCCCGTCCAGATCGGGGGCGGCCTGCGCACGATGGCCGATCTCGATCTGGCGTTTGAGGCCGGTGCCGCCCGTGCGGTCCTCGGCACCGCGGCCCTCGGTGCCTCGGATCTCGTTGCTGCAGCCCCAGTCGGCGGGCTGCTCGCGGAGGCGCTGGCGCGCTTCACCGACCGGATCGTGGTGGCGCTGGACGCGCGCGACGGTGTGGTTGTCACCGAGGGGTGGCAGCACGCCTCCGGGGCGTCGGTCGTCGAGACGGCCCGCCGCTTGGCGGCCGCGGGTGTGAGCAGGTTCGTCTATACCGACGTGGCCAGTGACGGCATGCTGGCCGGTCCCAACATGAGCGGACTGTCGGCCGTCATGGCAGCGTCGCGAGTGCCCGTGGTCCTCTCAGGAGGGATCTCGACGCTCGACCACCTCCGCGCGACGGCCGCCGCGGGCGCAGAAGGCGCCATCGTGGGCCGGGCTTTCTACGACGGGCGGTTCACCCTGGCGGAGGCAGTAGTCGCCGCGGTCGGCGCAGGGTGA
- the hisH gene encoding imidazole glycerol phosphate synthase subunit HisH, whose amino-acid sequence MRVALIDYGAGNLRSAHRALEATGAAPVVVSEPEGLRDAQAIVVPGVGAFPPAMAALSAAGLVEPLRAAAGSGIPLIGICLGMQLLFDRSEEGSGATGLGLLAGEVRRLPSGVKVPHMGWNTLRPRAEDPILLGLPELAHFYFVHSYVAAPADASVVVAEAFYGAWFPAIVRSGAVWGLQFHPEKSSRLGAQILHNLLAILTARRAG is encoded by the coding sequence ATGCGAGTTGCGCTGATTGACTACGGGGCCGGTAACCTCCGGAGCGCCCATCGGGCGCTGGAGGCAACCGGCGCAGCACCGGTCGTGGTTTCAGAACCCGAAGGGCTGCGGGACGCGCAGGCGATCGTCGTGCCTGGCGTCGGCGCGTTCCCGCCTGCGATGGCCGCGTTGTCCGCGGCCGGTCTGGTGGAACCGCTGCGCGCGGCTGCCGGTAGCGGCATACCGCTGATCGGGATCTGCCTGGGAATGCAGCTCCTCTTCGACCGCAGTGAGGAGGGCAGCGGCGCGACCGGGCTGGGCCTGCTCGCCGGTGAGGTGCGTCGCTTGCCGTCGGGCGTGAAGGTCCCCCACATGGGCTGGAACACCCTGCGGCCGCGCGCCGAGGATCCGATCCTGCTTGGACTGCCTGAGCTGGCTCACTTCTACTTCGTGCACTCGTACGTGGCGGCGCCTGCCGACGCAAGCGTGGTTGTTGCGGAGGCATTCTACGGTGCTTGGTTCCCCGCGATCGTGCGCAGTGGAGCCGTTTGGGGACTGCAGTTTCATCCCGAAAAGAGCAGCCGGCTGGGCGCGCAGATCCTGCACAACCTGCTGGCCATCCTGACAGCGCGGCGGGCGGGATGA
- the hisB gene encoding imidazoleglycerol-phosphate dehydratase HisB: MNRTAVVERATAETRVTAELTLDGSGRAALETGVPFFDHLLAAMARHAGFDLDLRASGDLEVDPHHTVEDSAIVFGQAFRQALGTGEGIARYASIHLPMDEALVLVALDISGRPFVQFDVAFPASRVGSFSVDLVEEALRAFAAHAAVTLHVDLVRGRNTHHIAEAVFKALGVVLGRAAAVVGQGVPSTKGIL; the protein is encoded by the coding sequence ATGAACAGGACGGCTGTGGTTGAGCGGGCGACCGCCGAGACCCGGGTTACCGCCGAACTGACGCTCGACGGGAGCGGGCGGGCCGCGCTCGAGACCGGCGTGCCGTTCTTTGATCACCTGCTGGCCGCGATGGCCCGGCATGCGGGGTTTGACCTGGACCTGCGAGCGTCCGGAGATCTCGAGGTGGACCCTCACCACACCGTCGAGGACTCGGCCATCGTGTTCGGTCAGGCGTTCCGACAGGCGCTGGGAACCGGCGAGGGGATCGCCCGGTACGCCTCGATCCACCTGCCGATGGACGAGGCCCTGGTGCTGGTGGCGCTCGACATCTCCGGCCGGCCATTTGTGCAGTTCGACGTGGCGTTTCCCGCCAGCCGTGTGGGGAGTTTCTCCGTGGATCTGGTCGAGGAGGCGTTGAGGGCGTTCGCGGCCCACGCCGCGGTGACGCTGCACGTGGATCTGGTCCGCGGCCGGAACACGCACCACATCGCGGAGGCGGTGTTCAAGGCGCTTGGCGTGGTTCTCGGCCGGGCAGCGGCGGTTGTTGGCCAGGGCGTTCCTTCCACGAAGGGCATCCTGTAA